GTACTTCGCAAGCGGAAGTGAACCAGCGCTTCTCGTAGAATTCCTTATAATTAGGCAAATAGGTTTTGGGAACAACTCCCAGCACCTTTCCTCTTTGAATAACGACCGCCGCATTGAGCAACACACCGTTCAGGGCAACAGGCATACCAAGTATGGAGATTATATCCATCTGCCGTGTATTATTCAAAACTTGTATCAACCCCATCTCCGCTTCTTCCAACAGAAGTTGTTGGGCAAAAAGATCACCACATGTATATCCGGTAATACACAATTCTGGAAAAACCATAATTTGCACACCTTTTCCATCGGCGATAATAATCTCTTTTTCTATCTCCGAAACATTATATTTGCAATCTGCCACCTTAACACGGGGTACAGCCGCCGCCACTTTCACATATCCGTAATTCATAAGGATGTTTCTAAATTTATATATTCTGCTGCAAAAATACTCCAATTTATCTACAAAGCCAAAACAAACAGGCATTTCCCTCATTATGCATCGAGCCACAAAGTATCATAACCTCACCACAAGGCATTTTGAAATCAAAGAAAAGAAGTAGCCCATTACAAGTTTAGTAACGATTTTTAAGACATTAAATAAAAAAAGAACGTAAATTCTTTGGAGAACAAAAAGAAGCAAGTATCTTTGCAAAAGAAATAAAAATGGAATGATTACAGATCTTAGTCTAACCGGTAAGATGGACGCCATCAAACGATTACAGAGCCACAGTATAAAGCCTTCATTACAAAGGATAGCTATCATGAGCTATCTAATAGAACATCGTACGCATCCTACGGTGGATGAAATATACACAGCATTGGCTCCAAGTATTCCAACTCTATCGAAAACCACAGTGTACAACACCTTAAAGCTGATGAGCGAACAGGGAGCTGCACAAACTTTGACTATCGATGAACGGAATACATGCTACGATGCAGACACCACACCTCATGCACATTTTTTGTGCAAACATTGCGGAAAGGTATATGACCTGCCAGGTACATCCCTTTCCAAGCAAGTAGAAGACATTGATATAGACGGTTATGAGGTACAAGAAATTCATTATTACTATAAAGGTATCTGTAAACACTGCCTTGAAGAAGAACATTTGATTACAATAAAGAATAACTAATTCAACTGATTTAAAAATTTGATTAAGATGAAGAAATTTAGATGTACTGTCTGCGGTTACGTATATGAAGGAGACGCAGCTCCCGAAAAATGTCCTTTATGCAAAGCTCCTGCCAGCAAGTTCGTAGAAGTTGTAGAGGAAGAAGGCGGTTCCCTTTCTTTCGCCGACGAACATGTTATTGGCGTAGCCAAAGGCTGCGATGATGAAATGATCAAAGACCTGAATAATCACTTCATGGGTGAATGCACAGAAGTAGGTATGTATTTGGCAATGAGCCGCCAAGCTGACCGTGAAGGTTATCCTGAAGTTGCAGAAGCTTTCAAACGTTATGCTTGGGAAGAAGCAGAACACGCTTCCAAATTTGCGGAATTGCTGGGTGACTGTGTGTGGGATACAAAGACAAATCTTGAAAAAAGGATGAATGCCGAATCTGGAGCATGCGAAGACAAAAAGCGCATTGCTACGCGCGCCAAAGCATTGAATTTGGACGCTATCCACGACACCGTTCATGAAATGGCAAAAGATGAGGCTCGTCACGGCAAAGGCTTCGAAGGTCTGTACAACCGCTACTTTAAGAAATAATCCTTACCATATTTATACAAAAGCGTTTTCCCTGAAAGGGAAAACGCTTTTTTTATACCTCCTCCTGAAGAAAGATATTTTTTTCCTTACTTTTGATGTCACGTTTATCAATCCCATCCGTCTTACTTGCAGAAATGGAACTTAAAGAATTTAAAATAACCGTTCTTCCACTCCGTGCCAAACTTCTGAACTACGCACGAAGACTTACCTACGAAACGGAAGATGCAGAAGATGCCGTACAAGAGGTATTGCTCAAATTGTGGAGTCGAAGGCTCGAACTGGAGCAGTTTCACAGTATCGAAGCATTTGCCATGACTTTGACACATAACATCTGCATAGACATGTGGCGAAGCAAACGTGCCGATATCCTACCTCTGGATACAGTGCAAGCAACAACTCCTGGAACTCCGGAACGATTATTAGAGATAAAAGATGAAATCCGTCTGATGCAGAAGATCATAGATTCACTACCTCCGCTTCAACGTTCCATCATGCGGATGAAGGATATCGAACAATATGAAACGGAAGAAATAGCGCAGATAACCGGATGTGGTGCTGAAGCCATTCGCAGCAACTTGTCAAGAGCAAGAAAAAAAGTGAGGGAAATTTACCTTCGAACCGTACAAGAAAGAAAAAGGAGAAACGAACCATGAAAATAGATGAATTATTAAACAAATATTTCGAGGGAGAAACATCCTGTGATGAAGAACGCAAATTGCGCAATTTCTTTTCTCAAGAAGAAGTACCGGTATATCTGGAGATGTATCGTCCTTTATTCACTTATCTGAACCAGGAAATAAAAATCGCAGAGGGGACATCCTCCAAAATTATCCTCCAAAGGAATATTATCCGCCGACACCACATTCTCTGTACCCTTAGCGGCATAGCTGCCGGAATCCTCCTATTAGTCGGCATAGCCAAGGCGTTGTTTCCTTTGCCTGACAACTATGTCATCATCGATGGAAAACGCTATACTGACGAAAAGCTGGTGGAAGCTAAAGCACTGGAAGCTTTGCAAAATGCCGGTTTTACAGATGAGGACCTAAGTAACCTACTATTTCAACATTAATAAATAAAACTGAGTTATGAAAATAGCTATATTTACTTACCTGCGTAATTTCTGCCTTTTGTCCTTTTTACTATGCCTGTCCACCTCCGTCGGAGCACAAGAAGGATTACGAATTGCGGACCTGTTCAATAAGTATGGAGAGCAAAAAAATGTAACCAGAGTAGAGTTGAACGGCAGTATCTTGAAATCATACCGTATGACCACATACAAAAGCCTTGTATTCAAAGATGTCACCCCGTGTCAGCAAGAGATACAGCAATGTATAGCACATGATAAGAAAACCGATATCAAGAAAGCTCAGGAAGTTATGGAAAGTGGT
Above is a window of Bacteroides helcogenes P 36-108 DNA encoding:
- a CDS encoding RNA polymerase sigma factor is translated as MELKEFKITVLPLRAKLLNYARRLTYETEDAEDAVQEVLLKLWSRRLELEQFHSIEAFAMTLTHNICIDMWRSKRADILPLDTVQATTPGTPERLLEIKDEIRLMQKIIDSLPPLQRSIMRMKDIEQYETEEIAQITGCGAEAIRSNLSRARKKVREIYLRTVQERKRRNEP
- a CDS encoding DUF6108 family protein; the encoded protein is MKIAIFTYLRNFCLLSFLLCLSTSVGAQEGLRIADLFNKYGEQKNVTRVELNGSILKSYRMTTYKSLVFKDVTPCQQEIQQCIAHDKKTDIKKAQEVMESGILRSAYYQLKEIDRNGKRLNRYILFKTGKGLMATLIYIEGFLSEKEMMDMLYRPQ
- a CDS encoding NADH peroxidase: MKKFRCTVCGYVYEGDAAPEKCPLCKAPASKFVEVVEEEGGSLSFADEHVIGVAKGCDDEMIKDLNNHFMGECTEVGMYLAMSRQADREGYPEVAEAFKRYAWEEAEHASKFAELLGDCVWDTKTNLEKRMNAESGACEDKKRIATRAKALNLDAIHDTVHEMAKDEARHGKGFEGLYNRYFKK
- a CDS encoding Fur family transcriptional regulator, which gives rise to MDAIKRLQSHSIKPSLQRIAIMSYLIEHRTHPTVDEIYTALAPSIPTLSKTTVYNTLKLMSEQGAAQTLTIDERNTCYDADTTPHAHFLCKHCGKVYDLPGTSLSKQVEDIDIDGYEVQEIHYYYKGICKHCLEEEHLITIKNN